A stretch of Procambarus clarkii isolate CNS0578487 chromosome 80, FALCON_Pclarkii_2.0, whole genome shotgun sequence DNA encodes these proteins:
- the LOC123746278 gene encoding filamin-A, whose amino-acid sequence MLAARCFSYLALAWMYVRTTIPVWEKDTTLALWINRKVSSRPVADLCRDLADGVILCGLLDALVPGTCPRHDLLPVDQPAANLYIASRLATKYLGVSQDISSISDGTKGRAALVQFLRGVRYAALRRHVFGGPPVTPYSIAQTLGCHQVIARGMGLQLGVVGRRARFTLYLAGATGIDLVVEVKNDLNDYCSHRITSRSPARVGYLSKDALKGRHNIPLEYELGSCEVRVAWVPLQMSRHSLAIIWRGQHIVGSPYCVVVDESLEHSPGRPVPNPSLHPGQ is encoded by the exons CCATTCCGGTATGGGAGAAGGACACGACCCTGGCCCTTTGGATCAACCGAAAGGTGTCGTCGCGACCTGTCGCCGACCTGTGTCGCGACCTGGCGGATGGGGTGATCTTGTGTGGGCTGCTGGATGCCCTGGTGCCCGGGACGTGCCCTAGACACGACCTTCTGCCCGTGGATCAGCCCGCTGCCAACCTGTATATCGCCTCGAGGCTCGCCACTAAATACCTCGGGGTCTCGCAG GACATCAGCAGCATCAGTGATGGGACAAAGGGACGTGCTGCTCTGGTCCAGTTCCTCCGAGGAGTCAGATATGCTGCTCTCAGACGCCACGTCTTCGGGGGCCCACCTGTTACCCCCTACTCTATCGCACAAACACTCGGCTGTCACCAG GTGATCGCCCGGGGGATGGGACTCCAGCTGGGGGTGGTGGGTCGGAGAGCGAGGTTCACCCTCTACCTCGCTGGGGCCACGGGGATCGacctggtggtggaggtcaagaacGACCTGAATGACTACTGCAGTCATCGCATTACTAGCCGTTCCCCCGCGAGGGTCGGCTACCTCTCCAAGGATGCCCTTAAG GGACGCCACAACATCCCGCTGGAGTACGAACTGGGGTCGTGCGAGGTCCGCGTGGCCTGGGTGCCTCTCCAGATGTCTCGTCACTCCCTGGCCATCATCTGGCGAGGACAGCACATCGTCGGCTCCCCttactgcgtcgtcgtcgacgagTCTCTG GAACATTCGCCCGGCCGTCCAGTGCCAAATCCTTCACTCCACCCAGGACAGTGA